The following are encoded in a window of Engraulis encrasicolus isolate BLACKSEA-1 unplaced genomic scaffold, IST_EnEncr_1.0 scaffold_1080_np1212, whole genome shotgun sequence genomic DNA:
- the LOC134442033 gene encoding CMP-N-acetylneuraminate-beta-galactosamide-alpha-2,3-sialyltransferase 2-like, translated as MLQPQFKPHSIQQVLLRLFQVIPGRSPYGSWDPARCLRCAIVGNSGNLRGAGYGPVIDRHNYIMRINLAPTVGYEDDVGRTSHHFMYHYFM; from the exons atGCTGCAGCCTCAGTTTAAGCCCCACAGTATCCAGCAGGTGCTGCTGCGCCTCTTCCAGGTGATCCCCGGCCGCTCTCCCTACGGCTCCTGGGACCCGGCCCGGTGCCTACGCTGCGCCATCGTGGGCAACTCTGGCAACCTGCGCGGCGCCGGCTACGGCCCCGTCATCGACAGACACAACTACATCATGAG AATCAACCTGGCTCCCACGGTGGGTTATGAGGATGACGTGGGCAGGACCAGTCACCACTTCATGTACCACTACTTCATGTAG